One Micromonas commoda chromosome 5, complete sequence genomic window, ggtggTGAGCGTGAACCCCCTCTACGCACCCGCCGGCGCTGTCTGGGGCATGGTCGCGCAGCGTCGACACAAGagcaccgacgcgctcgccgatgaGCTGGTATCGGCGTgcgatgagctcctcgcTGCGGGCAAGCGGATCAACTGGGTGTTCTTGGGTGCCCCGGGGGTGGGGAAGGGCACGTACGCCAGTCGAATTTCGAAGCTGATGAAGATCCCTCACATATCCGCGGGGGATCTGGTCAGGGACGAGATCAAGCGCGGCACCGAGCTCGGGGCGCGGATGTCGGCGATCACCTCCAAGGGGCAGCTCCTCCCGGATGCGATGATCCTCGACATCCTGAAGGGGCGTGTCGAGAAGGGgatcgaggagggcgagcgaGGATTTCTCCTTGACGGCTTCCCGCGAACAGTGGCCCAGGCTGAGGAGCTGAACAAGTTCACGGAGGTGCAGCAGGTGATGAACCTCGGGCTCAGGGAGGATATCCTGGTCGAGAAGTGCTGCGCGAGGCGTgtgtgcaaggagtgcggcaaGAACTTCAACATCGCGGACATCTACCACCCGGGAGATCCTCCTATCGTGATGCCACCGCTCAACCCGCCCGCTGGGTGCGAGGACAAGATGGAGCAGCGCAAGGACGACACCGAGGAGGTGGTCAAGGCCAGGCTGCAGGTGTACAAGGACAACTCGGTGCCGGTGGAAGAGTTCTACCGCACGGCTGGGATGCTGACGGACTTTGAGATCAAGAGCGGCATCCCTGAGACGATGCCCAGGATCCTGAAGGTCATCCTTGACATCGTGCGTTCCACGCCCAAGTAGGAAACCGCGGTCGCTGCTCTATTCAAACGTTAAATTTTACCTTTGCGTAATAGTTTATGATCTCCGCCAGACGTGGGATGCGACGCCACACAAAGCGATGCCCACAGCCACGCCAGTTgccacgccggcgaggttgaCCGTACTGACCTGCGTCACCGTCTGAGTCACCGCCGTGGTCACCTCCTCAACTGGTTTATCTGGTTCCTGCTTCGAgaccctcggcgcgatggagccTGGCACGACCACCGCGCCAACTTCGTCCTCGATGCGAAGGTCCCTCATCATACGAGCCACCGCAACACCCCCGTAGAACACCCTGTGGTCGCGGGGCAGGCTCGACAGCTCCCTCGCGGCAGTCTCGCACGCGTCTAGCGCCTTCCCTGCCGCGATCGGATCCGCGTTTCCGTAGAGGTCCTTGGCCGGATACATGGACTTTGGCAGCTCCCTGAAGAAAACGTTGACGGCAATTGACGGCCCGTGCAGAGCCTCCACGTGGTGTGCCCACAAAGCCGGGATGAAGAGCACGTCACCGGGCTGCAGCGTCACCTCCACGGCCATGGTACGCGCGGCTCGGTACGCGGGGAATTCCTCGGGCCATTtaccgtccacgccgtccaccgcgggtccGACGACGGGAGATGAGGACCCGTCCAGGTACaaacccgcgctcgcggcgggtgggaaGAGCAGCACCCGCTTCTCGCCGTGGAGTTGGATGAGGGCGTTGTCCATGGCGTCGTAGTGGGTCCACAGCCTTAGACCGCCGCTAGAACATCGAAGCACGGCGCTGAAGTACTGATCGTCGTCCGTGGACCCGCCCCACAGTACGTCCGAGGGGATCCTGAGCTCCTTCGCCAAACCGGGAAACTGCTCGAGGCAGTGCGCGGGCTCCTTGCGGGGATTGCGACCGATGCTTCGCAGGTAGTACCACGTCTTCTTATCGTGGCCTGTCCCTTCCGTCTGGGCCTCGGCGGtcagctcgtcgaggagctccccGAACGGCATGTTCTTGAACTTGAAGTTCTTCCGAACAAAGTCCAGGTGCGGTGTGTCCGACACGTGGACGCTCACCTCGGACTCCCTCACGCCGGGCACCGACGCCACGTGCGCCGGGGAccacgtccacggcgcgggACCTATGTCGAGACCAGTCATCACACACGGCTCGCGGTGGGTCGATGGCCCCGCCCGGAAGTCCGCGGGGGAGGGTCGGTGCATTCGTCGCACAGGTTGGGAGGACATGGCGCCGTCCAGCACCGACTCCGGGGACCCTGGCGGGAGCTTGACCTTCAACTCCTTCTCAACCTCATTCGCGTCCAGCATGGCGGCCAGCTTCTCGTTCGAGTTCCTGGCcatcggcgaggtcgccgcgccaaCGCCCGCGGCCcacaccgcgccgagcctgGTGGGCACACACCTCACGTCGGCTACTAGGTGTctcaccctcggcgcgtaCCACTTGACCCGCTCCACGTGCTCCACTCGCACGGCCCACTCCCGACCCAGGtcagccgcgagcgccgcgacctcgCTCTCGAGACGCCGGGCCCAcgcttcctcctcgccgctcgccacgTTACCGTGCACGTGCATCACGCCCCCGGTCTCGGCCCTGAGCGCCGCCACGGCCGTGGGCCAGGATGTCTCGCTGTCGGGGAGCAGTCCGAGCAGAACGCGATCCGCTAcaccgacgggcgcgacccTCCGGTTGTCCCCTTCCCTCACCTCGCACCTGTTCGACTCCACGCCGTTGAGCCGCAAGTTGCGACGGAGCGCCGCCACGGAGTTTGGATTCCACTCGCACGCGAAAACCTTGGCCACTCCCGCGTGTCGAAGCAGCTGCAGGGTGTAGTAGCCGATACCCGCGAAGAGGTCCACCACcgtctcgcccgcggcgtggacccgACCCATCCTTGCCTTCTCCGTCCCGTTCCCGCTGCTGAACATAACCTTGGTGACGTCAAGGCCGTACGTCACCCCGAGCTCCTTGGTCTCGACCCACCCGCCAACGTTCCCGGGATCCCAAAGCATCACCGCGCGGGACTCGCGCTTGGGCCCCTGGCTCACCTCGGCCtgccgcgccagcctcgccacGCCGAGGGCCTCAGCGACAGCCGGGTACAGACGCTCCCTCACGCCCATCGTCCACACCTCGTCGGAGAGGAATGAGCACGaagggaggagggcgaggtcgccgagtTTCTCCCACTTGGTGGGTATTTCGGCGATAATAGCGGGCGTCTGCGGTGTGGTGCGGGGCAGCAGCGCCAATGCCGCCGCCTTTATCGTGGCGGCGGGGCTCTGCCTCGACTGTTTCGCCTGGAGCTTCGGACCAGTCGGTGGCTTTCCCGGGCTGTCCGGTGCAGATTCGTCGGATCGCACGAGCTCTGCGTGGCCATCCCGTATCGCTTCCAGAGCCGGTAGCGACTTGCAGTCCTCCCATCCATTTCCACCGAGCGAattggcgacgacgagctcggcggcgccggcggatgTGACGGGCAGAGCGACGCGCTTCCCGTCGTCGCTGGCGCCCGCCCGCCTGCCCTGGTCCAGCCACCCGGCGGACTTGATGGCATCCTTGCaccgcttcgccgcgagcttgtcCACCATGAGCACCCACTCGCCCTCGATGTGGGGCGCGGACTCGGAGGTctcgcccgcctcgtcgcccctcTCCTCTCCTGCTctgccgtcgcccccgcgcgtcgccggcgcctccagctcgtcgCCAAAGACGGCGATGAAACGCTCCATGAGCCTCTCCGCGCGTGAGGAGTTGGCCGCGTGCTTGTCGTTGGCGATGGACACGAGGCGtctgagcgcgtcgtcggtgactAGCCTCTCCCCGCACGATACCACGGGCACCTCCATGCGGATTGAGCATCGCACGGCCAGGATGAACCTCTTGTCGCTTGCGGTGATGCCGCTCTCGCGGTAGccggcgtcccgcgcggccgccaccAGCCGtgcgccctcctcgagggTAGAAGCCTCCACAGAAAGGATGAAAGGCTCGAACCTCAACACGAGGGTGCACTCCGGGTCcatcccctcgccgccgtcctcgtcctcgccgagcttgcgcctcaccgccgccacgatcgcgtcggcgtccgccgggTCGTGGTTGACGTACACCCACTCGCCCCCCTTCATGCCCGCCGCCCTGGTGGCCGTGGTGGGATCGGCGAACAGGCtgacgcgcccggcgcaAGAGCTGGTGGTGAAGAAGCTCGGATGGCGGTTCACTAGGCCGACGATgggcctcgcgcgctcgtcgacgtgccccgcgcggctgAAATCTCCGCTGTcagccgcgagctcggccagGGTCTGAGCCTTCCTCtgggcgaacgcgcccgcggtggaggccaTGTCCCCGACCTTTGCACAGACGACCAAGTCCGGTGTGAATTACCGGGGTACGCCAACCCCGGTCTTTCTTGGTCCCGGCTGCAGCGGGTGTCGAGTGGCTCCCGCGGGGCTGTATTTTGGATGTGACGATGAGCTGGAGGGGTGTTCGATACCGGAGAACTTGGTGCAATCTCCTTTCGGCCGGCCGGTGCGTTGACGCAGAGCCGGCGGCACCGGGTTCGCGACTGGACAGACCCGAGATGAAGCGGAGGGGTGTAAAAGCGGAGACGGAGTCGGGCGagcccgccccggccgctTCAGGCGCTGCCGCTCCCTCGCCCGACGATGTTCCCCTTCCCAAGCGCATGAGAACGCAGAGCCAAAAGCTGAGCGAGCTCGATGACCTCGACCTGGGCCCGGtccccgcggtggaggctgaGACGGTTCAGGCTGAAGCCCCGTCGGATGGTGCACCGCCCACGTTGGatacggcgccgcggggaacGGAAGGGACTGAAACGGAAAGGATGGGCTCCGGCGAGCTCAGCTCAAAGTCCGACCACCGTGAAGGAGCCTTGGAGatgcctcctcccgcgcctcccgccgcgcgacggatGCCGAGCCTTCCGCGCCTGGGGCTTCACATCAACATTCCACAATCGAATCCAGGCACCCCTTCCGAGTGAGTACCCGCCTCTGGCCACCCCTCGCCTGGTATTGAGACCGGTCGAGTACTTAACAACCATCTCACACATGATTTCTCTCCCAATTCAACCCATGCAGGGATAGGCCCGGCAGCGCTCGGAGCTTGGAATCTCATGAGACTGGCAACGATCAGATGCCACCTGTCACCCCCGCCACTGCGATCAGCGTTCTGCCGCTGCATGCGGCCGTGGCCGCGGGAAAAGTTGAGGAGGTGCAAGTGTGGCTCGACGTGCACGCGCCGCTTCCATCGGAGGAAGGGCTGGACCGCGAAGGCAAATCCGTTTCCACCCCGCAGTGGCCTCCGAGGCCAGTCAGCGACATCCTCGGACCagggagcgcgtcgagggagcCGCCGTGCGATCAGGTCGGGGACGCTGCCGACGCTGGGCCAGGGGCGAACGAAGCGACGGAGGATGGCGAAAATCCAGTCAGGCCAGGCATACAGAACAAACACAGgttcgccggcgagctcgcaCGACTTCCTTCGATTCCCAAGAGGGATAGCGATCGATCGAGCGCAGGTGTCGACGGCGTGAAGCGGGGCCCCGTTGATACCCGCAACGAGCACGGGAACACTGCactcgcggtggcggcggcgctggcggatcCTGCTGTGGCAGCGGAGTTGACGGCTCTGTTGCTGGAACACGGGGCGTCACCCCTCGTGTTGTCCAGCAATCTGACACCGCTGCACTGGGCGGCACAGCAGGGTAATTGGGCGGCGCTAACGACGATGGCGAAGTGGGAGGGAGGACGCGCCGTGGatgcgagggcggcggagacgggaGAGACGCCCCTGATGgcagcggcgagcgccggaCAGTTGGATTGCTGCCTGAGTCTCCTCACCGCCGGTGCGGATCCCTTGGCGGTcaacgtcgacggcgtggggATTCTCGCTCTAGTGGCGTCCAAGGTGTCGCAGGGTAAACGCTCCAAGGTGCGAGCCGCCGTGCGATTGGCGCTgctgaacgcggcgccccaGCTCCGGGTGTTGCTGCTGCATCACGAGGACTGCGGCAGGCACATCTCCTTCAAGCCGCATCAGGAATCACCCGAACGCATCagcgccatcctcgccttCATCGCGAAaggcgcgacgatcgggtcgctctccgccgacgagctcctggTGTCCACCGAATTCGACCAGGCTAGCAAGGAGCACCTCCTGCGGTGTCACAGCGAGGAGTACATCTCCGTCATTACCCAGCTGGGGGAGCAGGTGGCAAACACTCCCGTGGCGTTTACCCCGTACTACCAGGGCTTCAAGGGATTGCCCCAGGCCAAACAAAAGAAGGCTGAGTTCAGCGACACATTCTTCAGCCCCGGAACCATGGCCGCGGCCCTGAGAGCCGCGGGCGGTGTCGTTCACGCCGTGGAGAGCGTGCTGAAGGGACACTCACGCACGGCGTTTGTGTGCGTGCGCCCGCCGGGTCACCACGCCGGTGTggacggcgccaccgccggggcTCCGAGCAGCGGGTTCTCGATCGTCAACAACGCCATGATAGGTGAGTGGTCCTCCGACGTTTCGTAATCCCTCCTCGACACACTGGGAGAGTTGGTGCTGCGGATGCCGGCCAGAAATCTACGCCGGGGTCAGCGGTTGCCGTCGAACCGTCGTTCGCTCTCCCGACATTTAGTCGGTCTCTGATAACCTGGTGGCGCGAAGATcacgtcgccctcggacAGATACGGATCGAACATCCCAATCACCCCAGCTAGACCGCCGGCGCTGACTCATTCTTCCCCCTCTTCTTCAGGTGCACTTCATGCTCTCGAAGGAAACCAGGGGCGTCTATGCAAAAGGGTAGCCGTGGTGGACTTCGACGTGCACCACGGCAACGGCACGGAAGAGATCGCCCGAGCCTGGCACGCGAAGCATCGCAAGGCTGGTGCGAgagccgcgagcggcgctgATGATTCGGACCTCTTCTTCGCGAGCATCCACCTCGCAGACGACGGCGCTGCCAGTTCCATCGAGTTTTATCCAGGCACCGGGACGCGGGACGACCTTCACCACAACATCGTCAACGTGTGCGTGCCACCCATGTGGACGGgagcgggcgccggcgggcgtGGCAGTGTATCCGCGAGCGGGGGtcgcgcgaggtccgcgccgaagaagaaccgcgacgacgagctggacGGCAGCGGTAAGTCGCTCACCTCGGCAAaggtggcggaggctgccgcggcggctgcaaACCCTCAGGGGGGACGGGGGGAGTGGATGAAACGCCTGCGCGAGCGAGTGTTACCCCCGCTGCGCGCGTTCAAACCCGACCTGTTGATAATTAGCGCtgggttcgacgcggcgaatcACGACGTGGGCAACATGGGCGTGGACAAGACAGGGAAGCGTCTCGCGGGAATCAACCTGCAGCCTGACGACTACGAGGAGATGACAGCCTGCCTgtgcggggcggcgggttcgtccAATGCCAGAGTGGTGTCCGTGCTCGAAGGTGGGTACGGGTACCTAACCGGGGACCCGAAGGAAGGAGCGGCGGGTTTGGTGAGGGAGGGTCTCGCGGCGTGTGTCGTGGGACACGTGCGCGGTTTGGCTGGGTTGGGTTTGGGTTTTGAAGTAACTGTGTAATGCATTCACGACAAACAACAGACTAATCGTTCAAGATTCGCGTATCAGAGCAGCTTGGCGCAGAGGTTGTCGAGTTCCTCCTGGAAGAACTTTCCGATCATGTGCGCGTCGGgcaccgcgtccgggtccACCACCAGGCTCAAGGTCATGACACCATCGTAAGAGATCACGCTCACCTGGTTCACGAGGTTGCCCATCCCGAACAGGAAGTCATTAACCTTCTGACCGAACAgcacgacgggcgcggtgggtcCCGGTACGTTTGTGAACACCATGCTGTGCCTGGACATGAAGTCGTAGATGGTCTGGCTCTGGAACTTGGCGCCGAGTAGCTTCCCGGCGACGGTGTTGATACCGGCGATGACGTGAGCCTCGGGTGAGCGCTTCATGTCGTCGCACCTCCTCTTCGTCTTGGCCAGCCTGTCCTTGATGTCCATGGGACCTAGGAAGAAGGGCAGCGAGACGAACGTCCACGAGTTGGTGAGTTCCGCGGGGTTCTTCCTCGGGAACGCGTagggcacggcggcgcgaaccagCGGCCTGCGCTCCGCTGCGGGGTCGCCCCGGTGCACCTGATACTTGTGCAGCGCCCCCGCCAAGCACGCGCACACCACGTCGTTCACCGTGCATCCCATCTGCGTCTTGACCTCCCGGATGTCGGCCAGCTTGAAAGACGGGCAGGTCACGAGCGTCCTTTTGCCCGAGTACACCACCTTTGTTTTGGTATCGCAAAACGCCGTCTTGGAGTCGTGCGGTCCGAAAGGGGTGACCAGCGCCCTCAGCACGGCGTAGACGCACTTGAGGATGTACCAGATGAGGTTGGCGATCTGCGTGAGAATGTTCACAGGCGAGAGCGTGCTCCAGTCCCACACCTTTGGGTTGGGCCGGCGCTGAAAGTTGACCGTCCTCACCGGTGACCCGTCCTCGGACACGCACGCCTCGTTGAGCACGTTCACAAGACTgatgccgtcgccgatggTGTGGCTCAGGCGCACGCACACCATCGGGGGTTTCCTGCCCGGTCCCCCGGGTGAGTCCGTCCACGTggccccgggcgcgagcgtgacCACGGTGACGTCCCACAACGGCctgctcgcgtcgagcggcTCCAGAATGAGCGCGTCCATCTTGGCGCGTAACTCCAGCTCCGACGAGACCTGGGCCCGCGTGACGTGGGATGCGAGCTTCTGCTCCATGTCCGCGACGACCTCCCACTCGAACGTCTTCTCCCCCATCACCACGCACCGCAGCCTGTCAAACGACATCACCTTTTTGAGCGTCTCGATCaggtccgcgtcgttcggaGCCTCGTCCATGAAGAAGAATGTTGTGATGGGGAAGTCGGGCACGTTCGCGAATGAGGGAAAGGCCGTGCCGATCTTCGCAGCCCGCGCGAGGGTATGAGTCATGAGgctcatcctccgcggccgcAGCGGGGTGTATCCCGGCCCCTGCATCTCGACCGACACCTCGTCCGGCGCTGCGTCGTCCAGCAGAGGGTCGGCTATCCGAGGTTTCGCGTTCATCACTGGGGGCGAAAGCCCCCAGGTGGTTATTAATCCGACACGACACACGAACCCCAGTCAACAGGTCAAATAGACCCTGAAATAGACTGGGAAAAAAGGTCCCGTCGAGGACTGGAACTGGCCCTGCAAATGCCGCGCTGGTGCAAACCCAAACTGCCGGATTCGAAAACTCTCTCTCGTCAAGACACCTGTCGCGCACTGTTGTtcagcgcgagggacgccagATCTCGCGCGAGGGGGGGAGGAAAGATGGTCTCCACCAGAAGGAGCAGTGCAAATGCCGCTGGAAAAGAATCGCAGCCCATGGTACGTTCCGCTCGCGACCCTGATGCGTTTCGCGGCGCTCCCCCGGGGGCAACCCTAAGTTGGAGCGCAAGAGCAGGGGGTACCCCTGTTGCCCCCGGCTGGTCCAGATCTGAgaccgcgcggggggtccGGGAgaggcgaacgaggcgcgcgcgcggcgttttATCGCTCCCGGACGCATTGAGGGCCATCAGCGGCACCCTGCGACTCTCCTGGGTTCGCCCGCATACGGGATCTGACACCTCGCCGGCTCCCACGGGCGTCGCACAACGGGCCTTTTTTGATCTCTATCCGCCCGGTTCTCTTTTTCCGTTCCACCACCCTGACTTTTCCCGCCCCACTCCCAACCCACATCGCAGGCTGTGGATGTGGAGAAGGTGGTCGTCACCATGCCCAAGGACGGTCCCGGAGagagcgaggaggacctgTACTCTCGGCTAAAGGAGCTCCAGAGGGAGCTCGAGTTTGTGGAGATCCAGGAGGAGTACGTCAAGGATGAGCAGAAGAACCTCAAGATCGAGCTGCTGCGCGCGCAGGAGGAGGTGAAGCGCATCCAGGCCGTGCCTCTGGTGATCGGACAGTTCCTGGAGATGGTGGACGAGAACGCGGGGATCGTATCGTCCACCACGGGGTCCAACTACTACGTCCGCATCCTCTCGACTCTGAACCGCGAGCTGCTCAAGCCCTCGTCATccgtcgcgctccaccgccacTCCAACGCGCTGGTGGACATCCTGCCGCCGGAGGCTGACTCGTCCATCTCCCTGCTGAGCGATGCCGAGCGACCGGACGTAAAGTACAGCGACGTCGGAGGCATGGACGTGCAGAAGCAGGAGATTCGCGAGGCTGTCGAGCTGCCCCTGACGCACTTTGACCTGTACCGACAGATCGGCATCGACCCGCCCAGAGGCGTGCTCCTTTACGGTCCCCCGGGTACCGGCAAAACGATGCTCGCCAAGGCTGTGGCGCATCACACCACCGCCGCTTTCATCCGCGTCGTGGGATCGGAGTTTGTGCAGAAGTACCTGGGCGAGGGCCCCAGGATGGTGAGGGACGTGTTCAGGCTTGCCAAGGAAAACGCCCCCGCCATCATCTTCATTGACGAGGTTGACTCCATCGCCACCGCTCGCTTCGACGCGCACACGGGTGCCGACCGCGAGGTGCAGCGCATTCTCATGGAGCTCCTCAACCAGATGGACGGGTTCGACCAGACGGTGAACGTGAAGGTGATCATGGCGACAAACCGGGCAGACACGCTCGACCCGGCGCTCCTACGCCCCGGCCGCCTGGATCGCAAGATCGAGTGCCCGGCGCCGGACAGGAGGCAGAAGCGGCTGGTGTTCCAGGTGTGCACGGCGAAGATGAATCTCTCGGACGAGGTCGACCTGGAGGACTACGTGTCCAGGCCCGACAAGATCAGCGCGGCGGATATCCGGGCAATCTGCCAGGAGGCTGGACTGCAGGCGGTGCGCAAGAACCGCTATGTTGTCATGCCCAAGGACTTCGAGAAGGGGTACAAGAGCAGTGTGCGCAAGCCGGGCGACGAGTTCAGCTTCTACCAGTGAGTTCCTATAGATAGTGGGCGGTGTAACAAACGAGTATTCCTTCAAACTGCGTCGAGTCGAATTACGTTTTTCAGCTACCCGAAGAGAGACCGACTCCGCGTCGACCTCCTTCCCTATTTCACACATACTGAAACACACCCACCCTCGTAGCACCCTCTGCACCCTCTTCCAACCCTCTTCTCTTCACTGTTTATGTGTATTTTTCATGTCTTCTTGATTCggtctcgccctcgcgtcgcgcgagttCAAGACCAGGTGTTGTCAACTGTGCTGTCAATCtctgcgccgacgcccttTACGGGGGCTTGGAGGAGCACTTGAAGCAAGCCGCGCGAGAGGCAAAGTTGTGCGCCCGGCAGTTGTTGCACATCCAGTCACCCGACCTGAAGTTCTCCGGAGCGGacccgcccgaggaggactGCGTCGCAGCCGAGCTCTGCTCACCGCCGGACTTGCGCTGCTTGCACTTGAAGCACGCAGACCTGGAGGCAAAGTTGTGCGCGCGGCAGCCGGTGCAGATCCAGTCGCCGGGGCGGAAGTTGCCCGCCGTGGGACCACCCGCGGGTTCGGACGACTTGGAGACGTCGCCGGAGAAGCCACCCCCACCACCGGAACCGCCAGCCTTGGCGTTCTTGCACTTGAAGCACACGCTGCGCGACGCAAAGTTGTGAGCGTGGCACCCGGGGCAGGTCCAGTCACCCGGACGACGgacaccaccgccgccgccagccgaggcagccgccgaggacccgccgcccgagccgcctGCAGAggcggcagccgccgaggacccgccctcgccggagGCAAccacagccgcggcggaggagggagCTTGGCGCATGCCGAGCCAGGCAAACACCAGGCAGAGGTACGggggctccgccgccgagagctGGCTCACGGGCTCCAGGTGGAGCgcaaacgcggcgacgcgggtgagGCCCGGGGTGGGATCCACCGTGCGGTCAACGCGGCACACCATCACCGGTGATCCGGTGTTGTTGTGACCCGGCGCGCCCACGACGCTCTGGTCCACAGCCACCGTCTTGAGGCGCACCTGCGCGCCGgtgttggcgacggcgacggcgctcgcctcgatggcggcggcaaTCTCCGAGTCCTGCACAACCTCGAGGCGTGCGCCCCTCTGCAAACCGGCGCTCACCTCGGACACGAGGCTCCAGTCGTTGGGGTTCGCCACGCGGTCCATCATCTGGCAAAACTTCTGGGGGCCAACCGTGGACAGGACGCCCTGGAGGTTCGTCACCAGCGGCGCCAGGCGCTGGGCCCAAGCCGCGCTCTCCTGGGGACGAAGCACGTACCCGGtagccgcggacgcggaggtgcccagcacgccgacgccctcggcacccgcggtggaggactGCAGCATGGAGAGCAGAGCCTCGGGGGActgggccgccgccgccgcggcgggcgaggggcTCGCCGGCTTGGCCGCTccagccgccgcgtacgagcCCTTGCCCGCAGCCAGGCCCGACGCCATGGCCGAGGCATACGTGGGGGGCtgggagggcgccgcgacgggcgcgggggcggcgggcgcggctcCGATGGGTGCAGCCGCGCCGATGGGAGCGACGGGCTTCTGCACGGGCGCGCCAATCGGAGCGCCTCCGATGGGTCCGCCTCCGATGGGTCCCGAGCCGATAGGGGCGAAAGAACCGCCGATgggcgccgcagccgcgggcCTGCTGACGGGGGCATCGAAGCCACCGCCGACCGAACCAAACCCACCCCCGAGTCCGCTACCGTTGCCGAGGCTAAGTCCTGGCGCGCCAATACCCCCcaagccg contains:
- a CDS encoding adenylate kinase (has ADK domain; ChloroP predicts 62 aa cTP) yields the protein MGPRGLALWIPPGQVKQDLCLSAAAAAPMHTNQRTMQSLRRSIISHRAAFAPVVSVNPLYAPAGAVWGMVAQRRHKSTDALADELVSACDELLAAGKRINWVFLGAPGVGKGTYASRISKLMKIPHISAGDLVRDEIKRGTELGARMSAITSKGQLLPDAMILDILKGRVEKGIEEGERGFLLDGFPRTVAQAEELNKFTEVQQVMNLGLREDILVEKCCARRVCKECGKNFNIADIYHPGDPPIVMPPLNPPAGCEDKMEQRKDDTEEVVKARLQVYKDNSVPVEEFYRTAGMLTDFEIKSGIPETMPRILKVILDIVRSTPK
- a CDS encoding TWY3 methyltransferase; the encoded protein is MASTAGAFAQRKAQTLAELAADSGDFSRAGHVDERARPIVGLVNRHPSFFTTSSCAGRVSLFADPTTATRAAGMKGGEWVYVNHDPADADAIVAAVRRKLGEDEDGGEGMDPECTLVLRFEPFILSVEASTLEEGARLVAAARDAGYRESGITASDKRFILAVRCSIRMEVPVVSCGERLVTDDALRRLVSIANDKHAANSSRAERLMERFIAVFGDELEAPATRGGDGRAGEERGDEAGETSESAPHIEGEWVLMVDKLAAKRCKDAIKSAGWLDQGRRAGASDDGKRVALPVTSAGAAELVVANSLGGNGWEDCKSLPALEAIRDGHAELVRSDESAPDSPGKPPTGPKLQAKQSRQSPAATIKAAALALLPRTTPQTPAIIAEIPTKWEKLGDLALLPSCSFLSDEVWTMGVRERLYPAVAEALGVARLARQAEVSQGPKRESRAVMLWDPGNVGGWVETKELGVTYGLDVTKVMFSSGNGTEKARMGRVHAAGETVVDLFAGIGYYTLQLLRHAGVAKVFACEWNPNSVAALRRNLRLNGVESNRCEVREGDNRRVAPVGVADRVLLGLLPDSETSWPTAVAALRAETGGVMHVHGNVASGEEEAWARRLESEVAALAADLGREWAVRVEHVERVKWYAPRVRHLVADVRCVPTRLGAVWAAGVGAATSPMARNSNEKLAAMLDANEVEKELKVKLPPGSPESVLDGAMSSQPVRRMHRPSPADFRAGPSTHREPCVMTGLDIGPAPWTWSPAHVASVPGVRESEVSVHVSDTPHLDFVRKNFKFKNMPFGELLDELTAEAQTEGTGHDKKTWYYLRSIGRNPRKEPAHCLEQFPGLAKELRIPSDVLWGGSTDDDQYFSAVLRCSSGGLRLWTHYDAMDNALIQLHGEKRVLLFPPAASAGLYLDGSSSPVVGPAVDGVDGKWPEEFPAYRAARTMAVEVTLQPGDVLFIPALWAHHVEALHGPSIAVNVFFRELPKSMYPAKDLYGNADPIAAGKALDACETAARELSSLPRDHRVFYGGVAVARMMRDLRIEDEVGAVVVPGSIAPRVSKQEPDKPVEEVTTAVTQTVTQVSTVNLAGVATGVAVGIALCGVASHVWRRS
- a CDS encoding histone deacetylase (Predicted Class II RPD3 type histone deacetylase protein. ChromDB ID: HDA20102; Rpd3/HDA1 superfamily), which translates into the protein MPPVTPATAISVLPLHAAVAAGKVEEVQVWLDVHAPLPSEEGLDREGKSVSTPQWPPRPVSDILGPGSASREPPCDQVGDAADAGPGANEATEDGENPVRPGIQNKHRFAGELARLPSIPKRDSDRSSAGVDGVKRGPVDTRNEHGNTALAVAAALADPAVAAELTALLLEHGASPLVLSSNLTPLHWAAQQGNWAALTTMAKWEGGRAVDARAAETGETPLMAAASAGQLDCCLSLLTAGADPLAVNVDGVGILALVASKVSQGKRSKVRAAVRLALLNAAPQLRVLLLHHEDCGRHISFKPHQESPERISAILAFIAKGATIGSLSADELLVSTEFDQASKEHLLRCHSEEYISVITQLGEQVANTPVAFTPYYQGFKGLPQAKQKKAEFSDTFFSPGTMAAALRAAGGVVHAVESVLKGHSRTAFVCVRPPGHHAGVDGATAGAPSSGFSIVNNAMIGEWSSDVS
- a CDS encoding predicted protein, with the translated sequence MDALILEPLDASRPLWDVTVVTLAPGATWTDSPGGPGRKPPMVCVRLSHTIGDGISLVNVLNEACVSEDGSPVRTVNFQRRPNPKVWDWSTLSPVNILTQIANLIWYILKCVYAVLRALVTPFGPHDSKTAFCDTKTKVVYSGKRTLVTCPSFKLADIREVKTQMGCTVNDVVCACLAGALHKYQVHRGDPAAERRPLVRAAVPYAFPRKNPAELTNSWTFVSLPFFLGPMDIKDRLAKTKRRCDDMKRSPEAHVIAGINTVAGKLLGAKFQSQTIYDFMSRHSMVFTNVPGPTAPVVLFGQKVNDFLFGMGNLVNQVSVISYDGVMTLSLVVDPDAVPDAHMIGKFFQEELDNLCAKLL
- a CDS encoding predicted protein: MVSTRRSSANAAGKESQPMAVDVEKVVVTMPKDGPGESEEDLYSRLKELQRELEFVEIQEEYVKDEQKNLKIELLRAQEEVKRIQAVPLVIGQFLEMVDENAGIVSSTTGSNYYVRILSTLNRELLKPSSSVALHRHSNALVDILPPEADSSISLLSDAERPDVKYSDVGGMDVQKQEIREAVELPLTHFDLYRQIGIDPPRGVLLYGPPGTGKTMLAKAVAHHTTAAFIRVVGSEFVQKYLGEGPRMVRDVFRLAKENAPAIIFIDEVDSIATARFDAHTGADREVQRILMELLNQMDGFDQTVNVKVIMATNRADTLDPALLRPGRLDRKIECPAPDRRQKRLVFQVCTAKMNLSDEVDLEDYVSRPDKISAADIRAICQEAGLQAVRKNRYVVMPKDFEKGYKSSVRKPGDEFSFYQ